A region of the Leptospira ellinghausenii genome:
TAACCAAAAAAACAAGTAATGCAGAAAGTTTGATAGAACTTGCTAATTCAAAAAATGCCAACTGCCTTCCAGACGCTTCCAAAATCATTGCCTCATGAACCATTGTTAACTCTAGGTGAGTTCGTGGATCATCAAATGGAGGTTTTGCTAATTCCGCAAGAATTGTAATAAAGGATAAAGTTAAAAATAGTAATCCTATTAATATTCCTTGAGGAGTTTCAGAAATTTCGATATGTGATTGTGCAGCTAGTATCATGAGAATAAAAGTTGGCTCCACCATCACTGACAATAAAATCTCTCTTCCCGATGCCATACCACCAAAGGAAGTTGCACCTTCCATAGCAAAACCAATATAAGCGAATCGATATAAGGCTAAAAAAAATGGAATTAAGATAAAAGGTGCCCATTCAAAAAGAACAATACTCCAAATCATCAACGATGAATAAATTACAATTCTCGGAGCCAACATTGAGATAGATGAAAAGTTGTTGTTAACAACAGGATGTTTCAAAAAAGATTTACATATCTCCAGATAAAACTGGATGAGTCTTGGTCCACGCCTACCTTGCGCATATGCTCTTACTTTTCGAAAAATACCTGTTAACAAAAAAGGAAGGCATACAAATAAAAAAACTAGGTAAACAAAATGAATGTAAGACTCCATGATGTTATCCTTTAAAATCGCCAAATATCAATAATGAAAAAATGAAAATCAAAAACATAGAAGAAATCGCTAGGTATTTACTTATATCTTCTTCTTTAGGCTCGTTTGTTGAAGAAACAAGTTTTGTTCCAAAATTAAATATAAATGTAAGAGATTTGATGATCAAATTGTCAACTATCGAATCTCCCATTTTATTCACAAAATATCTTCCCAGAGAATTATTTAGAGGCCTGGAAAAAACAGTCGAAGGTACTGATAGTTCGTGCCCCGAATAACCCCCACCACAATCCCAAGTCTTTCGTTTTAACTCTGCAATTTTTTTCCGATTCCAACGATCATAAAGATAAAAAACGATAATAACTAGTATAGTAACCATGGATACAAAAGAAATGTTCCAAAACCAATCGATCAATTGCTGATCCGCAAATGGTTTTAACATCGGCAACTCAATAAAAAATGGCAATACTAGTGGAAATAGATAAATCATAAAGGCGAGACTCAACAGAGAAATATATAACCATCGTTTTTGCATATCTCCAAATGGAATTAAGTTCATATTGTTCCTTGGAATAGATAAAAACATAGTTAGATACAATTTAATGTGAGTGAATCCACCAAGAACAATTCCAAAGAATATGAATATCATTGAAGGTAATAAAAACACAGAACGACCTATTGGTAGATCTAATATCCTTACATTTAAATAAAAGTATGTAGCTTCCGAAACAAAACCGATCGTCCCTGGCAATACAGCATAACTAAAAGTTCCAGCTCCTAATAGTAATGGAGATATTCCGAGTAATCTACCAATACCCTTCAATTCATCA
Encoded here:
- a CDS encoding NADH-quinone oxidoreductase subunit H: MESYIHFVYLVFLFVCLPFLLTGIFRKVRAYAQGRRGPRLIQFYLEICKSFLKHPVVNNNFSSISMLAPRIVIYSSLMIWSIVLFEWAPFILIPFFLALYRFAYIGFAMEGATSFGGMASGREILLSVMVEPTFILMILAAQSHIEISETPQGILIGLLFLTLSFITILAELAKPPFDDPRTHLELTMVHEAMILEASGRQLAFFELASSIKLSALLVFLVKLALEHSKLFKSNYLNGINQEFLILPAVVLLAILIGFWEANSVRRKWTWIPEFMGLAFIAILILGTLVKLS